In one window of Nocardia brasiliensis DNA:
- the clpS gene encoding ATP-dependent Clp protease adapter ClpS: MALCNIVRGGVVVDAVDATLSAAQATPEAVEYTEILEAEDRPWVTVVWDDPVNLMHYVAYIFQKLFGYSKAKATELMLLVHNEGKAVVSSGSRDKMEHDVQRLHAAGLWATMQRDD, encoded by the coding sequence ATGGCCTTGTGCAACATAGTCCGAGGCGGCGTCGTGGTGGACGCCGTGGACGCGACGCTGTCGGCGGCACAGGCGACCCCGGAGGCGGTCGAATACACCGAGATCTTGGAGGCGGAAGATCGCCCGTGGGTCACTGTGGTCTGGGACGACCCGGTCAACCTCATGCACTACGTCGCCTACATCTTTCAGAAGCTTTTCGGCTACAGCAAAGCGAAGGCGACCGAGCTGATGCTCCTGGTGCACAACGAGGGCAAAGCGGTGGTTTCCTCCGGTTCCCGGGACAAGATGGAACACGACGTCCAACGGCTGCACGCCGCCGGGCTCTGGGCGACCATGCAGCGGGACGACTGA
- a CDS encoding ESX secretion-associated protein EspG: MSESRWRMDGLMFEVALEALGRDRLPYPLRFSVEGVEAYEDYVRLRAQARERLAGIGSRELYTALTVLTEPQVRVEVHGFFGKDFKQVVRVHAGMTGRDATVAVQMPGPTQDYGRDIVLTRCPPRALPGLITAQLPGCAPGRFPAISGRRSDVNRVEYARHPTRLSHTEQLNRIVRRPRSGLGEVGVFAGGAIDSRPTTDGSGFHWMDYLPADGRYLLHNHGHDEFTLTPATAEEIQRQLHTLLDTTYRAVAHTG; this comes from the coding sequence ATGAGCGAATCTCGCTGGCGCATGGACGGTTTGATGTTCGAGGTGGCGCTGGAGGCGCTCGGGCGCGACCGGTTGCCGTATCCATTGCGCTTTTCGGTGGAGGGTGTCGAGGCGTATGAGGACTATGTCCGGTTGCGCGCGCAGGCGAGGGAACGGCTCGCGGGCATCGGGAGTCGGGAGCTGTACACCGCGCTGACGGTGTTGACCGAGCCGCAGGTACGGGTCGAGGTGCACGGCTTCTTCGGTAAGGATTTCAAACAGGTGGTGCGCGTGCACGCGGGCATGACCGGTCGCGACGCGACGGTCGCCGTCCAGATGCCCGGCCCCACACAGGATTACGGCCGCGATATCGTGTTGACCCGGTGTCCGCCGCGGGCGCTGCCCGGCTTGATCACCGCCCAGCTGCCCGGTTGTGCGCCGGGCCGGTTCCCGGCGATCAGCGGGCGGCGTTCGGATGTGAACCGGGTCGAGTACGCCCGGCACCCGACCAGGCTGTCGCATACCGAGCAGCTCAATCGCATTGTGCGCAGGCCCCGGTCCGGGCTCGGCGAGGTGGGTGTGTTCGCGGGCGGCGCGATCGACAGCAGGCCGACCACGGATGGGAGCGGCTTCCACTGGATGGACTATCTGCCCGCCGACGGCCGCTACCTGCTGCACAATCACGGGCACGACGAGTTCACGCTCACCCCCGCGACGGCCGAGGAGATCCAGCGTCAGCTGCACACCTTGCTCGACACCACCTATCGTGCGGTGGCGCACACCGGGTAG
- a CDS encoding P1 family peptidase, with the protein MNAQAGARNSLTDVAGLLVGHQHVIDADATLGTGAATGTTVVYAPNGAVAAVDVRGAGPGTRETDLLDPSNTVRQANAILLSGGSAYGLAAADGVMRWLEEQGQGIPMDPTDPSRVVPIVPGAVIFDLPVGAWHIRPTADFGYRAAAAAAPEFERGTVGAGVGARAGSIKGGIGTASVVIGSGAAAGATVAALVVANCAGSVIDPRTGLPWGVGTDGAEYFGLRPGTAEQVARANALPGKRMALNTTIGVIATDAPLDPTGCRRLAVVGHDGLARAVRPAHSPFDGDTLFALATGTWAPPRRGALPPAFPADVQLIDQLGTAAALCVERAIVDAILCASAVAGVPAYRDLFPPAH; encoded by the coding sequence ATGAATGCGCAAGCGGGCGCCCGGAATTCGCTGACCGACGTGGCAGGCCTGCTGGTCGGGCATCAGCACGTCATCGACGCCGACGCCACCCTCGGCACCGGCGCCGCGACGGGCACCACCGTGGTCTACGCCCCGAACGGCGCGGTGGCGGCCGTCGATGTTCGCGGTGCCGGGCCGGGCACCCGCGAGACCGACCTGCTCGATCCGTCCAACACGGTCCGGCAGGCCAACGCGATCCTGCTCAGCGGCGGCAGCGCCTATGGTCTGGCCGCCGCCGACGGCGTGATGCGCTGGCTGGAGGAGCAGGGCCAGGGCATCCCGATGGATCCGACCGACCCGAGCCGGGTGGTGCCGATCGTGCCCGGCGCGGTGATCTTCGATCTTCCGGTGGGCGCGTGGCACATTCGGCCCACCGCGGACTTCGGCTATCGGGCCGCGGCGGCCGCGGCCCCCGAATTCGAGCGGGGCACGGTGGGCGCAGGCGTCGGCGCGCGGGCCGGCTCGATCAAGGGCGGCATCGGCACCGCGAGCGTGGTGATCGGTAGCGGCGCCGCGGCGGGGGCGACGGTGGCCGCGCTCGTCGTCGCCAACTGTGCGGGCTCGGTGATCGATCCGCGCACCGGCCTGCCGTGGGGTGTCGGCACCGATGGCGCGGAGTATTTCGGCCTGCGTCCTGGCACTGCCGAGCAGGTAGCGCGGGCGAACGCGCTGCCGGGCAAGCGAATGGCGCTCAATACGACGATCGGCGTGATCGCCACCGACGCGCCGCTGGACCCCACCGGTTGCCGCCGCCTGGCCGTGGTCGGGCACGACGGACTGGCCCGTGCCGTCCGTCCCGCGCACTCACCGTTCGACGGCGACACCCTCTTCGCGCTCGCCACCGGCACTTGGGCACCGCCGCGGCGCGGGGCGCTGCCGCCCGCGTTCCCGGCGGACGTGCAGCTGATCGACCAGCTCGGCACCGCCGCCGCGCTCTGCGTCGAGCGGGCGATCGTGGACGCCATCCTGTGCGCGAGTGCGGTGGCCGGCGTGCCCGCGTATCGCGACCTGTTCCCGCCCGCGCACTGA
- a CDS encoding Mov34/MPN/PAD-1 family protein, which yields MLVIRADLVTAMVAHARADHPDEACGIIAGPEGSDRPERFVAMINAERSPTFYRFDSGEQLRVWRAMDDADETPVVIYHSHTATEAYPSRTDVSYASEPDAHYVLISTRDPEQHELRSYRIVDGEVTEEPVRIVDAYETV from the coding sequence GTGCTGGTGATCAGGGCCGACCTCGTGACGGCGATGGTGGCGCACGCGCGCGCCGACCACCCCGACGAGGCCTGCGGCATCATCGCCGGACCTGAGGGTTCGGATCGCCCGGAGCGATTCGTCGCGATGATCAACGCCGAGCGTTCGCCGACCTTCTACCGTTTCGATTCCGGCGAGCAACTGCGCGTCTGGCGCGCGATGGACGACGCCGACGAGACACCGGTGGTGATCTATCACTCGCACACCGCCACCGAGGCCTACCCGAGCCGCACCGATGTGTCCTACGCGTCCGAGCCCGACGCCCACTATGTGCTGATCTCCACCCGTGATCCGGAACAGCACGAGCTGCGCAGCTACCGAATCGTCGACGGCGAGGTCACCGAGGAACCGGTGCGGATCGTCGACGCGTACGAAACCGTCTGA
- a CDS encoding isochorismatase family protein, whose protein sequence is MTCRDTVHTREVTVTRALIIVDVQNDFCEGGSLAVTGGAAVASRISEQVASVAYAAVVATRDFHIDPGDHFSAHPDYVDSWPPHCRAGTAGAEFHPNLDTKAIEEVFSKGAYSAAYSGFEGTAADGTTLADWLRARGISAVDVVGIATDHCVRATALDARIEGFDARVLLELTAGVGHDTTEAALDRMRAAGVDLEGSVGG, encoded by the coding sequence ATGACGTGCAGGGACACAGTTCACACGCGGGAGGTCACCGTGACCCGAGCCTTGATCATCGTCGACGTCCAGAACGACTTCTGCGAGGGCGGATCGCTCGCCGTCACCGGCGGCGCCGCGGTCGCGTCCCGGATCAGCGAGCAGGTGGCGAGCGTCGCCTACGCCGCCGTTGTCGCCACCCGCGACTTCCACATCGATCCCGGCGACCACTTCTCCGCGCACCCGGACTACGTCGACTCCTGGCCGCCGCACTGCCGCGCGGGAACCGCCGGTGCCGAGTTCCACCCGAACCTGGACACGAAGGCGATCGAGGAGGTCTTCTCCAAGGGCGCGTATTCGGCCGCCTACTCCGGTTTCGAGGGCACCGCCGCCGACGGCACCACCCTGGCCGACTGGCTCCGAGCGCGCGGCATTTCGGCGGTCGACGTGGTCGGCATCGCGACCGACCACTGCGTGCGCGCGACCGCGCTGGACGCCAGAATCGAAGGCTTCGACGCCCGCGTGTTGCTCGAACTGACCGCGGGCGTCGGGCACGACACGACCGAGGCCGCACTGGATCGGATGCGCGCCGCGGGCGTCGACCTCGAAGGAAGCGTCGGCGGGTAG
- a CDS encoding DUF3558 domain-containing protein, translating to MRTASVSRVAIRTVLAGAAVTALVTGCSPTKDGTPTTSGPKTVNGEKTVEWNPCTQLSDEALRAARMDPATKDVTTDAPVEPVDARICQWNAVDGPYLVSVSSTIYSLDDLRTNAKLAEFREVRVGTRTGLISREKSDTQKLRCHVSLPIAHGIVEVGAIWRYGEPATKEPCDLAIRHANDLEPYLPK from the coding sequence ATGCGAACCGCCAGTGTGTCGAGGGTTGCCATCCGGACCGTGCTGGCCGGCGCCGCGGTCACCGCGCTGGTCACCGGCTGCTCACCGACCAAGGACGGCACGCCGACGACGAGCGGGCCGAAGACTGTCAACGGGGAGAAGACGGTCGAGTGGAACCCGTGCACGCAGTTGTCGGATGAGGCGTTGCGGGCTGCTCGGATGGACCCGGCGACGAAGGATGTGACGACGGATGCACCGGTGGAGCCGGTGGATGCGCGAATCTGTCAGTGGAATGCGGTCGACGGACCGTATCTCGTATCTGTGTCGTCCACGATCTACTCCCTCGATGATCTCCGGACGAACGCCAAGCTCGCCGAGTTTCGTGAGGTGCGGGTCGGGACGCGAACGGGACTGATCTCCCGGGAAAAGTCGGATACCCAGAAGCTGCGGTGCCATGTGAGTCTTCCCATCGCGCACGGCATCGTCGAGGTGGGCGCGATATGGCGATATGGCGAGCCGGCGACGAAGGAACCTTGCGACCTGGCCATCCGGCACGCGAACGATCTCGAGCCATATCTGCCCAAGTAG
- a CDS encoding DUF2017 domain-containing protein, with protein sequence MRKWSRKNSLSGLKLRSEMDAREANVLRSLVGAVSGLLTERADAAPEDDLAALTGLRTGNTVAPDDPRLRRLLPDFHRPEPGSPDADRADLNSALRGLHEPEIIDAKLAAGAVILETVPTAGGKIVLTPEQADAWLTALTDVRLALGTVLGIDADTPDHLSPDDPRAPHLDVYHWLTWMQDSLLQALAP encoded by the coding sequence GTGCGGAAGTGGAGCAGGAAGAACTCGCTGAGCGGTCTCAAACTGCGATCCGAGATGGACGCACGCGAGGCCAACGTGCTGCGGTCGTTGGTCGGTGCGGTGTCCGGATTGCTGACCGAACGAGCCGATGCCGCGCCGGAGGACGATCTCGCCGCGTTGACCGGGCTGCGCACGGGTAACACCGTCGCCCCCGACGATCCGCGGCTGCGCAGATTGCTGCCCGACTTCCACCGGCCCGAGCCGGGCTCGCCCGACGCCGACCGCGCCGACCTGAACAGCGCGCTGCGTGGGCTGCACGAGCCGGAGATCATCGACGCCAAACTGGCCGCGGGCGCGGTGATCCTGGAAACGGTGCCCACCGCGGGCGGCAAGATCGTGTTGACCCCCGAGCAGGCCGACGCCTGGCTGACCGCGCTCACCGATGTGCGGCTCGCCCTCGGCACGGTGCTCGGCATCGACGCGGACACCCCCGATCATCTGAGCCCCGACGATCCGCGCGCGCCGCACCTGGACGTCTACCACTGGCTCACCTGGATGCAGGATTCGCTGTTGCAGGCGCTGGCGCCCTGA
- a CDS encoding DoxX family protein, producing MTTKAVLERTTTDPQVDNISADIGLLVIRVVFGLLMAVHGSQKLFGWFKGPGWQANADGFELSGYNPGKVFGTLAGLTELGGGLMLAVGLLTPLAGAIILGTMINAINTLWSFGLFGNDTYEMPLLYAAIGAAIAFTGPGRFSLDHGRPWQRHGVVWGAGAVALAVVAAVLTLILKWVL from the coding sequence ATGACCACGAAAGCTGTACTGGAACGCACTACCACCGATCCCCAAGTGGACAACATTTCGGCCGACATCGGGTTGCTCGTCATCCGCGTCGTTTTCGGCCTGCTGATGGCCGTGCACGGCAGCCAGAAACTGTTCGGCTGGTTCAAGGGGCCGGGTTGGCAGGCCAACGCCGACGGATTCGAACTCTCCGGCTACAACCCGGGCAAGGTGTTCGGCACGCTGGCCGGACTCACCGAACTCGGTGGCGGCCTGATGCTCGCCGTCGGGCTGCTGACACCGCTGGCCGGTGCCATCATCCTGGGCACGATGATCAACGCGATCAACACCCTCTGGAGTTTTGGACTGTTCGGCAACGACACCTACGAGATGCCCCTGCTGTACGCCGCGATCGGCGCCGCGATCGCCTTCACCGGACCGGGCAGGTTCTCGCTGGATCACGGTCGCCCGTGGCAGCGGCACGGAGTCGTCTGGGGAGCAGGCGCAGTTGCCCTGGCCGTCGTCGCGGCGGTACTGACCCTGATCCTGAAGTGGGTGCTGTAG
- a CDS encoding class I SAM-dependent methyltransferase — protein MKHPSDSDALGEFLVSARSLTEYRAIFTLSDADLRGRILDCPGGAASFTAEASELGAQVTAADPVYARAPDALRAFALTETDRGSDWATAHSHRYRWDWYGSPERHRQLRHAAARRFGTDLIAHPGRYVATELPSLPFPDRGFDLVLSSHLLFTYADRLDAHFHLTALLELARVCAGEVRLYPLVDHLGTQQDALVARLRKELADKGIGTELRATEYEFHHGATTILVLHP, from the coding sequence ATGAAGCACCCTTCCGACAGTGATGCCCTCGGCGAATTCTTGGTCAGCGCAAGATCATTGACCGAATATCGCGCGATATTCACCCTCTCCGACGCCGACCTGCGCGGCAGAATTCTCGATTGCCCCGGCGGCGCAGCGAGTTTCACCGCCGAGGCGAGCGAACTCGGCGCTCAGGTCACCGCCGCCGATCCGGTATATGCCCGCGCGCCCGACGCACTGCGCGCGTTCGCACTCACCGAAACGGATCGCGGAAGCGATTGGGCCACAGCACATTCTCATCGATATCGATGGGACTGGTACGGCAGCCCGGAACGACATCGGCAGCTGCGCCATGCCGCGGCCCGCCGCTTCGGCACCGACCTGATCGCCCATCCCGGGCGTTACGTCGCCACCGAACTCCCCTCGCTCCCCTTCCCCGACCGCGGCTTCGACCTGGTACTCAGCTCCCACCTGCTGTTCACCTACGCCGACCGGCTGGACGCGCACTTCCACCTGACCGCCCTACTCGAGCTGGCCAGGGTGTGCGCGGGCGAGGTCCGGCTCTATCCGCTGGTCGACCACCTCGGCACCCAGCAGGACGCGCTCGTGGCGCGACTGCGAAAAGAACTGGCCGACAAAGGGATCGGCACCGAACTACGCGCAACCGAGTACGAATTCCACCACGGTGCCACCACCATCCTGGTGCTGCACCCGTGA
- a CDS encoding ATP-dependent DNA helicase encodes MPELPPVPELLATAVQALGGKERVGQLTMATAVDHAIDTKEHLAVQAGTGTGKSLAYLVPSLRHAVRTGRTVVVSTATIALQRQLVDRDLPRLSEALRKPLGRAAQFAILKGRNNYLCLNKINSVIPDEPAEAELFDAFAISRLGREVQRLNEWASDTETGDRDELAPGVTDRAWRQVSVSSRECLGKSRCPFGQDCFAERARAESAQADVVVTNHALLAIDAISGIQVLPEHDVVVIDEAHELVDRVTGVATAELAASAISAAARRCAKLIDEQEVDRLESAAEAWHEVLDELPAARWEQLPSGVAPVLALVRDAAWNARTALAPQGGTTQQGDPETAAARTQALAAIDEVHDSAVRALTAFDEPDPANRRDVIWLSADEIRGVTRRSLRMAPLSVGGLLRSRLFGTATVVLTSATLQIGGSFDGLAITWGLPPQTPGRADPGMANGAAAPADADRVRWSSLDVGSPFDHAKSGILYVAKHLPPPGRDGLAPAYLDEIEKLITAAGGRTLGLFSSMRAAKAATEALRERLDTPVLCQGDDATGALVRKFADDPETSLFGTLSLWQGVDVPGPSLSLVILDRIPFPRPDDPLLTARQRAVESRGGNGFMTVAANHAALLLAQGTGRLLRSVDDRGVVAILDSRLATARYGGYLRATLPPYWETADPEVVVKALKRLTANAV; translated from the coding sequence GTGCCCGAACTGCCGCCCGTACCCGAACTTTTGGCCACCGCTGTACAGGCGCTCGGAGGCAAAGAGCGTGTCGGACAGCTGACCATGGCCACCGCCGTCGACCACGCCATCGACACCAAGGAGCACCTCGCGGTGCAGGCGGGCACGGGCACCGGCAAGTCGCTGGCCTATCTGGTGCCGAGCCTGCGGCACGCGGTGCGTACGGGACGCACGGTGGTGGTCTCGACCGCGACGATCGCGCTGCAGCGCCAGCTCGTCGACCGGGACCTGCCGCGGCTGTCCGAGGCGCTGCGCAAGCCGCTCGGTCGCGCCGCGCAATTCGCGATCCTCAAGGGCCGCAACAACTATCTGTGTCTGAACAAGATCAACAGCGTGATCCCGGACGAGCCTGCCGAGGCCGAGCTGTTCGACGCGTTCGCGATCTCCCGGCTCGGCCGCGAGGTGCAGCGGCTCAACGAGTGGGCCTCCGACACCGAGACCGGCGACCGCGACGAACTGGCGCCCGGCGTGACCGACCGCGCCTGGCGGCAGGTGAGCGTCTCCTCGCGCGAGTGCCTCGGCAAGTCGCGGTGCCCGTTCGGGCAGGACTGCTTCGCCGAGCGCGCCAGGGCCGAGTCGGCGCAGGCCGACGTGGTGGTGACCAATCACGCGCTGCTCGCCATCGACGCGATCAGCGGTATCCAGGTGCTGCCCGAACACGATGTCGTGGTGATCGACGAGGCACACGAGCTGGTCGATCGGGTCACCGGTGTGGCCACCGCGGAGCTGGCCGCGAGCGCGATCAGCGCGGCCGCGCGCCGCTGCGCCAAGCTCATCGACGAACAAGAGGTCGACCGCCTCGAAAGCGCCGCCGAAGCCTGGCACGAGGTGCTCGACGAGTTGCCCGCCGCGCGCTGGGAACAGTTGCCGAGCGGTGTCGCCCCGGTGCTCGCGCTCGTCCGCGACGCCGCGTGGAACGCGCGCACCGCGCTCGCGCCGCAGGGCGGCACCACCCAGCAGGGCGATCCGGAGACCGCCGCCGCGCGCACGCAGGCGCTCGCCGCGATCGACGAGGTGCACGACAGCGCCGTGCGCGCGCTCACCGCCTTCGACGAGCCCGATCCGGCGAACCGGCGCGATGTCATCTGGCTGTCCGCCGACGAGATCCGCGGGGTCACCCGCCGCTCGCTGCGGATGGCGCCGCTTTCGGTGGGCGGGCTGCTGCGCAGCAGGCTCTTCGGCACCGCCACCGTGGTGCTGACCTCGGCCACGTTGCAGATCGGCGGCTCGTTCGACGGATTGGCGATCACCTGGGGGCTGCCCCCGCAGACGCCAGGCCGCGCCGACCCCGGCATGGCCAACGGCGCCGCCGCGCCCGCCGACGCGGACAGGGTGCGCTGGAGTTCGCTCGACGTCGGCTCGCCGTTCGACCATGCCAAGTCGGGCATTCTGTATGTCGCCAAGCATCTTCCGCCGCCAGGCCGCGACGGCCTGGCCCCCGCGTACCTGGACGAGATCGAGAAGCTCATCACCGCCGCGGGCGGCCGCACCCTCGGCCTGTTCTCCTCCATGCGCGCTGCGAAGGCGGCCACCGAGGCGCTGCGCGAGCGACTGGACACCCCGGTGCTGTGCCAGGGCGACGACGCCACCGGCGCGCTGGTGCGCAAGTTCGCCGACGATCCGGAGACCTCGCTGTTCGGCACGCTGTCGCTGTGGCAGGGCGTCGATGTGCCTGGCCCGTCGCTGAGCCTGGTGATCCTGGACCGGATTCCCTTCCCGCGCCCCGACGATCCGCTGCTCACCGCGCGACAGCGGGCGGTGGAATCGCGCGGCGGCAACGGCTTCATGACCGTCGCAGCCAACCACGCGGCACTGCTGCTCGCCCAGGGCACCGGGCGGTTGCTGCGCAGCGTCGACGACCGCGGCGTGGTGGCCATCCTGGATTCCCGGCTGGCCACCGCCCGCTACGGCGGTTACCTGCGCGCCACGCTGCCGCCGTACTGGGAGACCGCCGACCCCGAGGTCGTAGTCAAAGCTCTGAAACGGCTCACCGCGAATGCCGTGTGA
- a CDS encoding RidA family protein, translating into MAIEISNPAQLHDPTGFGYSHVARVTGELVFIAGQYDSDAQGHTTSGDFAAQVDNAFANLGIALRSAGLDYADVAQLRTFIVGHDLDKLAVLSKKVAEIWGERPPVQTLSGVAALAMPEMQFEVDAVAVRG; encoded by the coding sequence ATGGCCATCGAGATCAGCAATCCCGCACAACTGCACGACCCCACCGGCTTCGGCTACAGCCACGTGGCGCGGGTGACCGGGGAGCTGGTGTTCATCGCGGGGCAGTACGACTCCGACGCGCAGGGGCACACCACAAGCGGTGACTTCGCCGCGCAGGTCGACAATGCCTTCGCCAACCTCGGAATAGCCTTGCGCTCAGCCGGTTTGGACTATGCCGACGTCGCGCAACTGCGCACCTTCATCGTCGGTCACGACCTCGACAAGCTCGCGGTGCTCAGCAAGAAGGTCGCCGAGATCTGGGGCGAGCGCCCGCCGGTCCAAACCCTCTCCGGCGTCGCCGCCCTCGCCATGCCCGAGATGCAGTTCGAGGTCGACGCCGTCGCCGTGCGGGGCTGA
- a CDS encoding MoaD/ThiS family protein translates to MPVTVSIPTIMRGLTGGEKRVQAQGATLSALIADLDANHPGLAERLLKDGKLNRYVNIYVDDEDVRFAGGLEAEVPADASVTILPAVAGG, encoded by the coding sequence ATGCCGGTAACCGTGTCCATCCCGACCATCATGCGTGGCCTCACCGGCGGTGAGAAGCGCGTGCAGGCGCAGGGGGCCACCCTGTCCGCGCTGATCGCCGATCTCGACGCGAACCACCCGGGCCTGGCCGAGCGGCTGCTCAAGGACGGCAAGCTGAACCGCTACGTCAACATCTACGTCGACGACGAGGACGTGCGTTTCGCCGGCGGCCTCGAGGCCGAGGTGCCCGCCGACGCGAGCGTGACCATCCTGCCTGCCGTCGCCGGAGGCTGA
- a CDS encoding nicotinate phosphoribosyltransferase produces the protein MRGLAVYSGCVDIRDGGTSTALLTDQYELTMLAAALADGSAHRRCTFEVFARRLPHGRRYGVVAGTARVLEALEHFHFAEAELAVIARFLPAETVDWLRAYRFTGEIDGYAEGELYFPGSPILSVRGSFAECVVLETLILSILNHDSAIASAAARMVSASGGRRMIEMGSRRTHEQAAPDSSRAAYLAGFDATSNLAAVRRYGVPGAGTSAHAFTLLHTGLAGGSGEHEAAAFRSQVAALGIGTTLLVDTYDITRGVATAIEVAGPELGGVRIDSGDLGVLARQVRDQLDGLGATKTRIVVSGDLDEYAIAALRAEPVDVYGVGTSLVTGSGAPTAGMVYKLVEVEGVPVAKRSSHKESRGGTKRAIRLSRPTGTIVEEIVYPAAGPAPEVNGFEARELLVPLVRDGKQVADLPTLADSRDHVARGLISLPWEGLKLSAGEPAIPTTFAS, from the coding sequence ATGCGCGGTCTCGCTGTCTACAGTGGCTGCGTGGACATCCGCGATGGCGGCACCAGCACCGCGCTGCTGACCGACCAGTACGAACTGACCATGCTCGCGGCCGCGCTGGCCGACGGGTCGGCACACCGCCGCTGCACCTTCGAGGTGTTCGCCCGCCGACTCCCGCACGGACGCCGCTACGGCGTGGTGGCGGGCACCGCGCGGGTGCTCGAGGCGCTCGAGCACTTCCACTTCGCCGAAGCCGAGCTCGCCGTCATCGCGCGCTTCCTGCCCGCCGAGACCGTGGACTGGCTGCGCGCGTACCGCTTCACCGGCGAGATCGACGGCTATGCCGAAGGTGAGCTGTACTTCCCCGGCTCCCCCATCCTCTCGGTGCGCGGCAGCTTTGCCGAGTGCGTCGTGCTGGAGACGCTGATCCTGTCGATCCTCAACCACGACAGCGCGATCGCGTCGGCGGCCGCGCGGATGGTCAGCGCGTCGGGCGGTCGGCGGATGATCGAGATGGGCTCGCGGCGCACCCACGAGCAGGCCGCGCCGGACAGCTCCCGCGCCGCCTACCTCGCCGGCTTCGACGCCACCTCCAACCTGGCGGCGGTGCGGCGCTACGGCGTGCCCGGCGCGGGCACCAGCGCGCACGCGTTCACCCTGCTGCACACCGGCCTGGCCGGCGGCAGCGGCGAACACGAGGCGGCGGCGTTCCGCAGTCAGGTCGCGGCGCTCGGCATCGGCACCACGCTGCTGGTCGACACCTACGACATCACCCGCGGTGTGGCCACCGCCATCGAGGTGGCCGGGCCGGAGCTCGGCGGCGTCCGGATCGACTCCGGCGACCTCGGCGTGCTGGCCAGGCAGGTGCGCGATCAGCTCGACGGGCTCGGCGCGACCAAGACCAGGATCGTGGTGTCCGGCGACCTGGACGAGTACGCGATCGCCGCGCTGCGGGCCGAGCCGGTCGACGTCTACGGCGTCGGCACCTCGCTGGTCACCGGGTCTGGCGCGCCGACCGCGGGCATGGTCTACAAGCTGGTCGAGGTCGAGGGTGTGCCGGTGGCCAAGCGCAGCAGTCACAAGGAGTCGCGCGGCGGCACCAAGCGGGCGATCCGGCTGTCCCGGCCGACCGGAACCATCGTCGAGGAGATCGTGTACCCGGCCGCGGGCCCGGCGCCCGAGGTGAACGGCTTCGAGGCCAGGGAGTTGCTCGTTCCGCTGGTGCGCGACGGCAAGCAGGTGGCGGACCTGCCGACCCTCGCGGACAGCCGCGACCACGTGGCGCGCGGCCTGATCAGCCTGCCCTGGGAGGGGCTGAAGCTCTCCGCGGGCGAGCCCGCGATCCCGACCACGTTCGCGAGCTGA